DNA from Comamonas serinivorans:
AGCAAAAACACCAGCATCACGTGGCACGCGAACTGCACGACGGGGTGTTGCAGGTCATGAGTTCGGCCAAATACCTGCTGGAGTCGGCCCAGCTGTGTGCACCGCCCAGCCACCCGCCCTCGAAGCAGCAGGCGCTGATGGACCGCGCCCTGAGGCAGCTCGGCATGGCGCTGGTGGATGTCCGCCACCTGGCCCACGGCCTGCACCACAACCCGTTGCAGCACGGGCTGGTGCCTGCGCTGTCCCAGTTGCTGGATACCGCCCGCGCGCTGGGCTTCAAAGCTCGCCTGCATGTCGACGGCACCGCAGACACCTTGAGCCAGGCCATGCAGCTTGACCTGCACCGCATCGCCCAAGAAGCCGTCGCCAACGCACAAGCCCACTCGGGCGGCAAGCGCCTCGACCTTCACCTGCGGGTAGGCCCCCGCCAGGTCCAGCTGGACGTCATCGACGATGGCCGCGGCATGCACGACGCGGGCGCCCCACAGGGCGGTGAGCGAGGCATGGGCCTGCGCAACATGGTCGAGCGCGCCGCTCAGCATGACGGCCAGGTGCAGTGGCTGGATGCCCCTCAAGGCACCCATGTCCGGGTTCAGTTGCCCATCGCCTCGCCGTCTACCCCCTCTGTCTGACCCGCTCGTCCCAGCCCATGCCTGACGCCCTTCGCCTGTTCCTCGTCGACGACCACCCCCTGGTGCGCGATGGCATACGCGCCCACCTCGAACTGTCGGGCCACCGGGTCTGCGGGGAAGCCGCTTCGCCCCAGGATGCCCTGCTGCAGCTGCGCCGCGTGCCAGTGGACCTGCTCATCACCGACATGCGGCTGGCCAGCGGCAGCGGCATGGACGTGCTGACCGAGCTCGCGCGCGAACGGTCCGACTTGCCGGTGCTTGTGCTCACCATGCTGAGCGAGCCCGCGTTCGTGCAGCGCGTGATGAGCGCGGGCGCCCTGGGCTATGTGCTCAAGGACGATGCCGGCGCCACGCTGCTGCAGGCCATCGCCACCATCGCGGCAGGCGGGGTGTTCCTCAGCCCGTCGCTGGCCCCGGGCGACCTGAACCTGTTCCGTGACCGGCCCCACCTGAGTCCACGCGAGCTCGACGTGCTGCGCATGCTGGCCGACGGCGCCAGCAGCAAGGCGGTGTCCGAACACCTGGGGCTTTCGGTGCGAACCGTGGAATCGCACCGCCTGCGCCTGCGCAGAAAGCTGCACCTGGAAGGCGCTGGCAGCCTGGCGCGCTACGCCCAGGACTACGCCGCGCTGGAGCCTGTTGGCCCGACTTCATGATTGACGCCGCCCATCCTTTGGCAGTATCCAGCCTTTCTCGTTGATGATGAATCGATGAATTGGTCATACTCCTTGATTTGAAGCTAGTTTGAAAAATTATCGAGGCATCACTTGCAACCCGCCCAAAAACTCGGCTAGAATCTATGTCTTCGGCGCTTTAGCTCAGTTGGTTAGAGCGATGGAATCATAATCCACAGGTCCGCGGTTCGAGTCCGTGAAGCGCCACCACAACACGAAACAAGCCCAGCCTAACCCGCTGGGCTTTTTTCATGCCCGCATCACGACGAATGCAACGGCTGACCGATGCCCCGGCAGCGGGGACAACAGCATCCCGCGATGCGCTCAACACGCTCGCAGAGGTCAAGGTCACCAAACCCATGCAGAGGCTGAGCCAGAACAGCCCGGCGACACCGCGGTCCGCGGACGCAAGGCGCGCAACTCGGAAGATGGCCCGCGGTTCACGCAAAGCAAGTCCCGCTTCGCCACCCCACCTGCACACCCAGTGACAGCGCCCAGCTCACCCGCTCGTTCGGTGGCGAACAACGCATCCGTGTGGAACGGGCCGCGTGCCACCGCTGCAGCCGAACTGGTGCCCCATGGACAC
Protein-coding regions in this window:
- a CDS encoding response regulator transcription factor, with the protein product MPDALRLFLVDDHPLVRDGIRAHLELSGHRVCGEAASPQDALLQLRRVPVDLLITDMRLASGSGMDVLTELARERSDLPVLVLTMLSEPAFVQRVMSAGALGYVLKDDAGATLLQAIATIAAGGVFLSPSLAPGDLNLFRDRPHLSPRELDVLRMLADGASSKAVSEHLGLSVRTVESHRLRLRRKLHLEGAGSLARYAQDYAALEPVGPTS